From the genome of Lawsonella clevelandensis, one region includes:
- a CDS encoding FAD-binding oxidoreductase: MSSLSHPPYDLHTEAKTLTGWGRTQPSTAQVLSASNPEEIIRAVSMVAEDNETKPSYLKRGVIARGRGRSYGDPAANAGGLVIDMSPLNTIHSIDPDTGMADVDAGVTLDQLMKAALPYGLWVPVLPGTRQVTIGGAIGPDIHGKNHHSAGSFGNHVRSMELLVADGRVLHLEPEGSADDPEGSLFWATVGGMGLTGIILRATIEMTHTETAYFIADGDVTHTLDETIEFHSDGSEVNYTYSSAWFDAISAPPALGQATISRGSLATLAQLEEYAPKLAKDPLKFNAPQLLTVPDVFPNWWMNKYMMIAIGKAYSAMGGTYRNKIKNLTQFYQPLDLIGEWNRGYGSNGFLQYQFVVPREAVDPFKEIIYDIQKSGHYSALNVFKLFGDGNRAPLSYPMPGWNVCVDFPIKAGLGDFLDDLDARVAEFGGRLYLAKESRTSAEIFHGMYPQMEEWIVTRRRIDPDGVFMSDMARRLELN; the protein is encoded by the coding sequence GTGAGCAGTCTGTCACACCCCCCATATGACCTGCACACCGAGGCAAAAACCCTGACCGGCTGGGGACGTACCCAGCCCTCCACTGCCCAGGTGCTCTCTGCCAGCAACCCGGAAGAGATCATCCGTGCCGTCAGTATGGTCGCTGAAGATAACGAGACCAAGCCCAGCTATCTGAAGCGCGGCGTCATCGCCCGCGGCCGCGGCCGCTCCTACGGTGACCCCGCCGCTAACGCCGGTGGCCTCGTCATCGATATGAGCCCCCTCAATACCATCCACAGCATCGACCCGGATACCGGCATGGCCGATGTAGATGCTGGTGTTACCCTCGACCAGCTGATGAAAGCAGCACTGCCTTACGGCCTCTGGGTTCCTGTCCTCCCCGGCACCCGCCAGGTCACCATTGGTGGCGCCATCGGCCCCGACATCCACGGCAAGAACCACCATAGCGCCGGCTCCTTCGGCAACCATGTGCGCAGTATGGAACTGCTGGTTGCTGACGGCCGCGTGCTGCACCTGGAGCCGGAGGGTTCCGCCGACGACCCCGAAGGCAGTCTCTTCTGGGCGACCGTGGGCGGCATGGGCCTCACCGGCATCATTCTGCGCGCCACCATCGAGATGACCCATACGGAGACCGCCTACTTTATTGCGGACGGCGACGTCACCCACACCCTGGATGAGACCATCGAGTTCCACTCTGACGGCTCCGAGGTGAACTACACCTACTCCTCCGCCTGGTTCGACGCTATCAGCGCCCCGCCCGCCCTCGGCCAAGCCACCATTTCTCGTGGCTCCCTGGCCACCCTAGCCCAGCTGGAGGAGTATGCCCCCAAGCTGGCGAAGGATCCGCTGAAATTCAATGCCCCCCAGCTGCTGACCGTCCCCGACGTGTTCCCCAACTGGTGGATGAACAAGTACATGATGATTGCCATCGGCAAGGCCTACAGCGCCATGGGTGGCACTTACCGCAACAAGATCAAGAACCTGACGCAGTTCTACCAGCCGCTGGACCTCATCGGCGAGTGGAACCGCGGCTACGGCTCCAACGGCTTCCTGCAGTACCAGTTTGTGGTGCCGCGCGAGGCAGTGGACCCGTTCAAGGAGATCATCTACGACATCCAGAAGTCTGGCCACTACTCGGCACTGAACGTATTCAAGCTGTTTGGTGACGGTAACCGGGCACCGCTGTCCTACCCGATGCCGGGCTGGAATGTGTGCGTTGACTTCCCCATCAAGGCTGGCCTGGGGGATTTCCTGGACGACCTGGATGCCCGTGTTGCCGAGTTCGGCGGCCGCCTGTACCTGGCGAAGGAGTCCCGCACCAGTGCGGAGATATTCCACGGCATGTACCCGCAGATGGAGGAGTGGATTGTCACCCGCCGTCGTATCGACCCCGATGGTGTGTTCATGTCTGACATGGCGCGCCGCCTGGAATTGAACTAG
- a CDS encoding arabinofuranosyltransferase, producing MSTPATAQRTRQNILAISLLVLLSLLGGFLLPLLILWVLTFTNFPAFGNSNFIRSLTTVAQVFFCLTTVAGAIWAYSSRLHTQRGDNPHYWSTHFGPGLLSSLSVSGFVTVSLGLPLAATKLYLHGISGDQAFRTEYLTRLTDSPAPYDMAYPNMAPYYPSAWFWFGGRFANLLGIPGWEAFKPWAIISLALMCSLFTAIWCIIIRPELGIIIGMVTALVTTTYGSTEPYAAIVAMALPLTFVLSWHAIRPYRGALTKGRYATGGVAAILGVGACTYTLFTALGAVTLILMALIVTIHRLWVDRRELRQLAGKKVKTPDNTGITPDPVKLRKLRRHIWQPIIRLVVIGLISIAISLIHWGYYLISGLGQPHSRSGSALHYLPSDSATVLLPMFKSDTVGLLCLIGLIWLIVAIRTSRISQALTIGIIAMYLWTLASMSSVLFGVTLLGFRVALPLTLTFAIAGVCGIFDATHRIISVAVRHVVIDATTTLDNDATPLVLAGQTPRYAGTTDADPNTPALVLPDDRLPGPSLFTSIDPDIRRSYSGPNQPIHVRRTARTIQAVIATITFLVGIGFAQDIPTSLTDEIQMAYTDTDGYGVRADRFPAGISSYYPQVNQALLEGASARQGYPAQARDIIILTTEEALLAYYPYWSFQAISPHYANPLGLYEKRNELIEDWALSTSPHDLLRKLQASPFPTPNAFVFRRDGDNYSLLLSEDVYPNQPNVHDYTVSFAANIFHSHCFLVKEIGPLAVVTRTCQTPQEMANA from the coding sequence ATGAGCACACCCGCTACCGCCCAGCGCACCCGCCAAAACATTCTGGCCATCAGCCTCCTCGTCCTCCTCTCCCTCCTGGGCGGCTTCCTCTTGCCACTCCTCATCCTCTGGGTACTCACCTTCACCAACTTCCCCGCCTTCGGCAACAGCAACTTCATCCGCTCCCTCACCACCGTTGCCCAAGTCTTCTTCTGCCTCACTACCGTCGCCGGCGCCATCTGGGCATACTCCAGCCGCCTCCACACCCAACGCGGAGACAACCCCCACTACTGGTCCACCCACTTCGGGCCCGGCCTCCTCTCCTCCCTCTCCGTCAGTGGTTTCGTCACCGTCTCCCTTGGCCTCCCCCTCGCCGCCACCAAGCTCTACCTCCATGGCATCAGCGGAGACCAAGCCTTCCGCACCGAATACCTCACCCGCCTCACCGACAGCCCCGCCCCCTACGACATGGCCTATCCCAACATGGCCCCCTACTACCCCAGCGCCTGGTTCTGGTTCGGCGGGCGCTTCGCCAACCTCCTCGGCATCCCCGGCTGGGAAGCCTTCAAACCCTGGGCCATCATCTCCCTGGCCCTCATGTGCAGCCTCTTCACCGCCATCTGGTGCATCATCATCCGCCCCGAACTCGGCATCATCATCGGCATGGTGACGGCCCTTGTCACCACCACCTACGGCAGCACCGAACCCTATGCCGCCATCGTCGCCATGGCACTTCCCCTCACCTTCGTCCTCAGCTGGCATGCCATCCGCCCCTACCGCGGCGCACTCACCAAAGGCCGCTACGCCACCGGCGGAGTCGCCGCCATCCTCGGCGTCGGCGCCTGCACCTATACCCTCTTCACCGCCCTCGGCGCCGTCACTCTCATCCTCATGGCGCTCATCGTCACCATCCACCGCCTCTGGGTCGACCGCCGAGAACTCCGCCAACTCGCCGGCAAAAAAGTGAAAACCCCCGACAACACCGGTATAACCCCCGACCCCGTCAAACTTCGTAAACTTCGCCGCCACATCTGGCAGCCCATCATCCGCCTCGTCGTCATCGGCCTCATCTCCATTGCCATCTCCCTCATCCACTGGGGGTACTACCTCATCAGCGGCCTCGGACAACCCCACAGCCGCAGTGGCAGTGCCCTCCACTACCTCCCCAGCGACTCCGCCACCGTACTCCTGCCCATGTTCAAGAGCGACACCGTCGGCCTCCTCTGCCTCATCGGCCTCATCTGGCTCATCGTCGCCATCCGCACCAGCCGCATCTCCCAAGCCCTCACCATCGGCATCATCGCCATGTACCTATGGACTCTCGCCTCCATGAGCTCCGTCCTCTTTGGCGTCACCCTCCTCGGCTTCCGCGTCGCCCTCCCCCTCACCCTCACCTTCGCCATCGCGGGAGTCTGCGGCATCTTCGACGCCACCCACCGCATCATCTCCGTCGCCGTCCGTCACGTCGTCATCGACGCCACCACCACCCTCGACAATGACGCCACCCCCCTCGTCCTCGCCGGACAAACCCCCCGCTACGCCGGCACCACCGACGCCGACCCCAACACCCCCGCCCTCGTCCTCCCCGACGACCGCCTGCCCGGCCCCTCCCTCTTCACCTCCATCGACCCCGACATCCGTCGCTCCTACAGTGGCCCCAACCAACCTATCCACGTCCGCCGCACCGCCCGCACCATCCAAGCCGTCATCGCCACCATCACCTTCCTCGTCGGAATAGGATTCGCCCAAGACATCCCCACCTCCCTCACCGACGAAATCCAAATGGCCTACACCGACACCGACGGCTATGGCGTCCGTGCAGACCGCTTCCCCGCCGGTATCTCCTCCTACTACCCACAAGTCAACCAAGCCCTCCTAGAAGGCGCTTCCGCCCGCCAAGGCTACCCCGCCCAAGCACGCGACATCATCATCCTCACCACCGAAGAAGCCCTCCTGGCCTACTACCCCTACTGGTCTTTCCAAGCCATCAGCCCCCACTACGCCAACCCCCTAGGCCTTTATGAAAAACGCAACGAGCTCATCGAGGACTGGGCCCTCTCCACCAGCCCCCACGACCTCCTCCGCAAACTCCAAGCCAGCCCCTTCCCCACCCCCAACGCCTTCGTCTTCCGCCGCGACGGCGACAACTACTCCCTCCTCCTCAGCGAAGACGTCTACCCCAACCAACCCAACGTCCACGACTACACCGTCTCCTTCGCCGCCAACATCTTCCACTCCCACTGCTTCCTCGTCAAAGAAATCGGCCCCCTCGCCGTCGTCACCCGCACCTGCCAAACCCCCCAAGAAATGGCCAATGCCTAG
- a CDS encoding decaprenylphospho-beta-D-erythro-pentofuranosid-2-ulose 2-reductase, producing the protein MLNAVGVPQKILLLGGTSEIGLAICAEYLHRGPAEIVLAAIPGDPALADAVTQMEEAGAKKVTTLEFDATAFDTHPAVLDKAFEGGDVDVAIVAFGVLGDNEELWQNQAKAVQACQINYTGAVSVGVLLGQHMKAQGHGQIIAMSSVAGERVRRSNFVYGSTKAGLDGFYQNLGEALAKNGVRVLVIRPGQVRTRMSADVKEAPLTVNKEDVAQMAVTAVDKRKTLIWAPPLFRLVMVVLKHIPAPLFRLLPI; encoded by the coding sequence ATGCTGAATGCTGTTGGTGTTCCCCAGAAGATTCTACTGCTCGGCGGCACGTCGGAGATCGGTTTGGCGATCTGCGCCGAGTACCTGCACCGTGGACCGGCCGAGATTGTGTTGGCCGCTATCCCCGGCGACCCGGCGTTGGCTGATGCCGTAACCCAGATGGAAGAGGCTGGCGCTAAGAAGGTGACCACCCTGGAGTTTGACGCGACCGCCTTCGACACGCATCCGGCGGTGTTGGATAAGGCTTTCGAGGGTGGCGACGTGGACGTCGCTATTGTGGCCTTTGGCGTGTTGGGCGATAACGAGGAACTGTGGCAGAACCAGGCGAAGGCTGTGCAGGCTTGCCAGATTAACTACACCGGCGCGGTGAGCGTGGGTGTGCTGCTGGGCCAGCATATGAAGGCGCAGGGCCACGGCCAGATTATTGCCATGAGTTCGGTGGCGGGTGAGCGGGTGCGCCGCAGCAACTTTGTGTACGGCTCCACTAAGGCTGGCCTGGACGGGTTCTACCAGAACCTAGGTGAGGCTTTGGCGAAGAATGGTGTGCGCGTGCTGGTGATTCGCCCCGGCCAGGTGCGGACTCGCATGTCTGCGGATGTGAAGGAAGCTCCGCTGACGGTGAATAAGGAAGATGTGGCGCAGATGGCGGTGACGGCGGTGGATAAGCGTAAGACGCTGATCTGGGCTCCACCACTGTTCCGCCTGGTGATGGTGGTTTTGAAGCATATTCCGGCGCCGCTGTTCCGGCTGCTGCCGATCTAG
- a CDS encoding arabinosyltransferase domain-containing protein gives MTTSTPTPHDATPATQAASTTDDGTSTAPRRTRRTRRRVAIAATITGILGFLLAIASAVLPVRQAVATIDWQQTQQPTSVVSPLVSYLPQNLVVTLPCGSVADAPTNTLLFSTIPANSANAGSEGLQIRRTPDAAGTDSLIITSKSHLLASIAVTALTNQPADCRITTTVRADAGPSDPSVVVDVTGNTFPMPGSNNDGTENNSPVSGELATDSTTRPQVVGFFTTLPRDTRIPGLTAHMVVDTRFSTSPTPLKTALMAIGVLTSLASLLLLWRIDRMSRRYRRDALALREDAGEDPADLTDTNTVGEIIDSTSTAAVTSRAASADAAAADAGDSTQCTTQRTARRKRAGKGGRTHAHNHGRTGVWITDATVTLLLIIWHIFGANTSDDGYLLNMARVADHAGYISNYYRWLGSPESPIGWYYSILQGLTTISTASPFIRIPTLLAGIASWFIISHSILPRLGAAIRTNAVAYWTAGMLFLACWMPLNNGLRPEPIEAVLFIACWALVERAITRGSLLPGALAILAATFALGAGPTGIMCLAILFAGFRSYWQNIRMGIYTLRSAGTPKGLAATGVFAPILATGFLILYTVFADQTLGAMREAIRVRTEIGPNLGWFEDKARWIALFGISPDGSVTRRFPIFIMLLILGIMIYTIARRTPIPGLSTPVLTRVAGISIGSVLLLALTPTKWTHHFGTFIGIVAVVGAVGAVLMTNRGIGIARNRWLAAAAVTAVTALSFTANNDWWYVSQFGIHTKHGGQDFPTFLGKAFSTWFLALALLFLLIAALLHFFPSIDRTATTTSNTAIRNTTSWLARQPLMLAVLSTFVVVFSLVSLLGAFIQRYPAYTVGSANLAAIKSHPCSLADQVLVEPNPGRWILQPVDGSNPTEALAGTLRDGFRANGLPDTIDDNQTELNTGDAVKTPDRQNHDVPPFGLPRDVPILGTYRADNQVSAHLVSDWYRLPSQRDDSPLLVLTIAGSLPADAVQLEWTTDPLPTPSTAANTSTTGGNSYKVAGSLTPMDPGPTPSWRNLRVRRPHDLPANATAVRLVVHDTSLATDKWIAVTPPRVPQLHTLNQVVGTTDAVLIDWSVGLAFPCQRPFNHRNGIAEQPKWRILPNAPNVESANAWEDRFGGGPLGWTDLLYYAENVPTYLNHDWLQDWGTLQRFIPRDPTAVPVTVTVTHTEGNGFYTPGTMRDTPPAPKRT, from the coding sequence GTGACCACCAGCACCCCCACGCCCCACGACGCCACCCCGGCCACCCAAGCCGCCAGCACCACCGATGACGGCACCAGCACCGCACCCCGCCGCACCCGCCGCACCCGCCGCCGCGTCGCCATCGCCGCCACCATCACTGGCATCCTCGGATTCCTCCTTGCCATCGCCTCCGCCGTTCTCCCCGTCCGGCAAGCCGTCGCCACCATCGACTGGCAGCAAACCCAGCAACCCACCAGCGTCGTCTCCCCCCTCGTCTCCTACCTACCGCAAAACCTCGTGGTCACCCTCCCCTGCGGCAGCGTCGCGGACGCCCCCACTAACACCCTCCTCTTCTCCACCATCCCCGCCAACTCCGCCAACGCCGGCAGCGAAGGCCTCCAGATCCGCCGCACCCCCGACGCAGCCGGCACCGACTCCCTCATCATCACCTCCAAAAGCCACCTCCTCGCCTCCATCGCCGTCACCGCCCTCACCAACCAACCCGCCGACTGCCGCATCACCACCACCGTCCGCGCCGACGCCGGCCCCTCCGACCCCTCCGTAGTCGTCGACGTCACCGGCAACACCTTCCCCATGCCCGGCAGCAACAATGACGGCACCGAGAACAACAGCCCCGTCAGCGGCGAACTCGCCACCGACTCCACCACCCGGCCACAAGTCGTCGGCTTCTTCACCACCCTCCCCCGCGACACCCGCATCCCCGGCCTCACCGCCCACATGGTCGTCGACACCCGCTTCTCCACCAGCCCCACACCCCTCAAAACCGCCCTCATGGCCATCGGCGTCCTCACCAGCCTGGCCAGCCTCCTCCTGCTCTGGCGCATTGACCGGATGAGCCGCCGCTACCGCCGCGACGCCCTCGCCCTCCGCGAAGACGCCGGCGAAGACCCCGCCGACCTCACCGACACCAACACCGTGGGCGAGATCATTGACTCCACCTCAACTGCCGCTGTCACCTCCCGCGCTGCCAGTGCAGACGCCGCAGCCGCGGACGCTGGCGACTCCACCCAGTGCACAACCCAGCGCACAGCCCGGCGCAAGCGTGCCGGCAAAGGCGGCCGGACTCATGCCCACAACCATGGCCGCACCGGTGTGTGGATCACCGACGCTACCGTCACCCTCCTCCTCATCATCTGGCACATCTTCGGCGCCAACACCTCCGATGACGGCTACCTCCTCAACATGGCCCGCGTCGCCGACCACGCCGGCTACATCTCCAACTACTACCGCTGGCTCGGCTCCCCCGAATCCCCCATCGGCTGGTACTACAGCATCCTCCAAGGGCTCACCACCATCAGCACCGCCAGCCCCTTCATCCGCATCCCCACCCTCCTCGCCGGCATTGCCAGCTGGTTCATCATCTCCCACAGCATCCTTCCCCGCCTCGGCGCCGCCATCCGCACCAACGCCGTCGCCTACTGGACCGCCGGCATGCTCTTCCTCGCCTGCTGGATGCCCCTCAACAACGGCCTCCGCCCCGAACCCATCGAAGCCGTCCTCTTCATTGCCTGCTGGGCCCTCGTCGAACGCGCCATCACCCGCGGCAGCCTCCTTCCCGGCGCCCTCGCCATCCTCGCCGCCACCTTCGCTCTCGGCGCCGGCCCCACCGGCATCATGTGCCTGGCCATCCTCTTCGCCGGGTTCCGCAGCTACTGGCAAAACATCCGCATGGGCATCTACACCCTGCGCTCCGCCGGCACCCCCAAAGGCCTGGCCGCCACGGGCGTTTTCGCCCCCATCCTCGCCACCGGCTTCCTCATCCTCTACACCGTCTTTGCCGACCAAACCCTCGGCGCCATGCGCGAAGCCATCCGCGTCCGCACCGAAATCGGCCCCAACCTCGGCTGGTTCGAAGACAAAGCCCGCTGGATCGCCCTCTTCGGCATCTCCCCCGACGGCTCCGTCACCCGCCGCTTCCCCATTTTCATCATGCTGCTCATCCTCGGCATCATGATCTACACTATTGCCCGCCGCACCCCCATCCCCGGCCTCTCCACCCCCGTCCTCACCCGCGTCGCCGGCATCAGCATCGGCTCCGTCCTCCTCCTTGCCCTCACCCCCACCAAGTGGACCCACCACTTCGGCACCTTCATCGGCATCGTCGCCGTCGTTGGGGCAGTTGGCGCCGTCCTCATGACCAACCGCGGCATCGGCATCGCCCGCAACCGCTGGCTCGCCGCCGCCGCCGTCACCGCCGTCACCGCCCTCTCCTTCACCGCCAACAACGACTGGTGGTACGTCAGCCAATTCGGCATACACACCAAACACGGTGGCCAAGACTTCCCCACCTTCCTCGGCAAAGCCTTCTCCACCTGGTTCCTGGCGCTGGCCCTCCTCTTCCTCCTCATCGCCGCCCTGCTGCACTTCTTCCCCAGCATCGACCGCACAGCCACCACCACCAGCAACACCGCCATCCGCAACACCACCTCCTGGCTTGCCCGGCAACCCCTCATGCTGGCCGTCCTCAGCACTTTCGTCGTGGTGTTCAGCCTGGTCTCACTCCTCGGCGCCTTCATCCAGCGCTACCCCGCCTACACCGTCGGCTCCGCCAACCTCGCCGCCATCAAATCCCACCCCTGCTCACTCGCCGACCAAGTACTGGTAGAACCCAACCCAGGGCGCTGGATCCTACAGCCCGTTGACGGCAGCAACCCTACCGAAGCCCTCGCCGGGACTCTCCGCGACGGCTTCCGAGCCAACGGACTGCCCGACACCATTGACGACAACCAAACCGAACTCAACACCGGCGACGCCGTAAAAACCCCCGACCGGCAAAACCACGACGTGCCCCCCTTCGGGCTACCCAGGGACGTCCCTATACTGGGCACCTACCGGGCCGACAACCAAGTCTCCGCGCACCTCGTCTCCGACTGGTACCGGCTCCCCTCCCAGCGCGACGACAGCCCGCTGCTAGTGCTGACCATCGCTGGCAGCCTCCCCGCCGACGCTGTACAGCTGGAATGGACGACGGATCCACTTCCTACCCCCAGCACAGCCGCAAACACCAGCACTACTGGTGGCAACAGCTATAAGGTCGCCGGCAGCCTCACACCCATGGACCCCGGCCCCACCCCCAGCTGGCGCAACCTCCGCGTCCGCCGCCCCCACGACCTCCCCGCCAACGCCACCGCCGTCCGCCTAGTCGTCCACGACACCTCCCTCGCTACCGACAAGTGGATCGCCGTCACCCCGCCACGCGTCCCTCAACTCCACACCCTCAACCAGGTTGTCGGTACCACCGACGCCGTCCTTATCGACTGGTCCGTCGGCCTCGCCTTCCCCTGCCAGCGCCCCTTCAACCACCGCAACGGCATCGCCGAACAACCCAAGTGGCGTATCCTCCCCAACGCTCCCAACGTGGAATCCGCCAACGCCTGGGAAGACCGCTTCGGCGGCGGCCCCCTCGGCTGGACGGACCTGCTCTACTATGCAGAAAACGTCCCCACCTACCTCAACCACGACTGGCTACAAGACTGGGGAACCCTCCAACGCTTCATCCCGCGCGACCCTACCGCAGTACCCGTCACCGTCACCGTCACCCACACCGAGGGCAACGGCTTCTACACACCCGGCACCATGCGCGACACCCCACCCGCCCCCAAGCGCACCTAA